In the Malus domestica chromosome 16, GDT2T_hap1 genome, one interval contains:
- the LOC103431956 gene encoding major strawberry allergen Fra a 1-3: protein MGVFTYESEFTSVIPPARLYNAFVLDADNLIPKIAPQAVKSTEILEGDGGVGTIKKINFGEGSTYSYVKHRIDGLDKDNFVYKYSVIEGDAISETIEKISYETKLVASDSGSIIKSTSYYYTKGDVEIKEEQVKAGKEKASHLFKLIENYLLEHQDAYN from the coding sequence ATGGGTGTTTTCACATACGAATCCGAGTTTACTTCCGTCATCCCCCCTGCTAGGTTGTACAATGCCTTTGTCCTTGATGCTGACAACCTCATCCCCAAGATTGCACCACAAGCAGTGAAGAGCACTGAGATCCTTGAAGGAGATGGAGGAGTTGGAACCATTAAGAAGATCAACTTTGGTGAAGGTAGCACATACAGCTATGTGAAGCACAGAATCGATGGGCTTGACAAGGACAACTTTGTGTATAAGTATAGTGTGATTGAGGGAGATGCCATCTCTGAGACAATTGAGAAGATCTCTTATGAGACTAAGTTGGTAGCTTCCGACAGTGGTTCCATTATCAAGAGCACCAGTTACTACTACACCAAGGGTGATGTTGAGATCAAGGAAGAACAAGTGAAGGCTGGCAAAGAGAAGGCCTCCCACCTCTTTAAGTTGATTGAGAACTACCTCTTGGAGCACCAGGATGCCTACAACTAA
- the LOC103431955 gene encoding uncharacterized protein isoform X2, whose protein sequence is MSGVSIARIRGENRFYNPPAVRQRQQQQRQKLQEEKHQRQSVDSDDCATSYSSGSGREVVSDATNLDRFLEYTAPVVVAQYFPKTSVKGWRTRESELHPYFVLGDLWESFKEWSAYGAGVPLLLNGSDSVIQYYVPYLSAIQLYVDPSKPSTRTRRPGDESDAESSRETSSNGSSDYGTERGFNNVPYSALSWQNAADVNGHGWNKTFPRNKPLNGSSSDESGEACNPSQLIFHYMEHDQPFGREPLADKISVLASQFPELRTYRSCDLSPSSWLSVAWYPIYRIPTGPTLQSLDACFLTFHSLSTPTKGASADELQCGGARARDNQNADFKLSLPIFGLASYKFNVSFWNPNGVYKCQKADSLLRAADNWLRRLQVNHPDFNFFVSHSIPKR, encoded by the exons ATGTCAGGCGTTTCGATTGCTCGGATTCGGGGAGAGAATCGGTTCTACAACCCACCAGCTGTACGACAAcggcagcagcagcagcgaCAAAAGCTACAGGAAGAGAAGCATCAGAGGCAGTCGGTGGATTCAGACGACTGTGCGACTTCATACAGTTCTGGTTCGGGTCGGGAAGTGGTGAGCGATGCTACGAATTTGGATCGGTTTTTGGAGTACACCGCACCTGTGGTTGTGGCCCAGTATTTTCCGAAG ACAAGTGTGAAGGGATGGAGGACTCGTGAGTCAGAATTACATCCATACTTTGTGCTTGGAGATTTATGGGAATCCTTCAAGGAGTGGAGCGCTTACGGTGCGGGTGTTCCTCTTTTGTTGAATGGGAGTGACTCTGTTATCCAGTACTATGTTCCTTACTTGTCCGCTATTCAGCTCTATGTAGACCCATCAAAGCCATCAACGAGAACAAG GAGGCCTGGTGATGAGAGTGATGCAGAGTCATCGAGGGAGACAAGTAGCAACGGCAGCAGTGATTATGGAACAGAAAGAGGATTTAACAATGTTCCTTATAGTGCTTTAAGTTGGCAGAATGCTGCAGATGTAAATGGCCATGGTTGGAATAAAACCTTCCCGAGAAATAAACCCTTAAATGGTTCCTCAAGTGATGAAAGTGGTGAGGCTTGCAACCCTAGTCAGCTTATATTTCATTATATGGAGCATGATCAACCATTTGGTCGTGAACCTTTGGCTGATAAG ATTTCAGTTCTTGCATCTCAATTTCCAGAGCTGAGGACATACAGGAGCTGTGATTTATCACCTTCTAGTTGGCTTTCTGTAGCCTG GTATCCGATATATAGGATACCTACAGGTCCAACATTGCAGAGCCTAGATGCATGCTTCTTGACCTTTCATTCCCTATCGACTCCCACAAAGG GTGCAAGCGCTGATGAACTTCAGTGTGGTGGTGCACGAGCTAGAGACAACCAAAATGCCGATTTCAAACTATCATTGCCAATCTTTGGGCTTGCTTCGTACAAGTTCAACGTTTCCTTTTGGAATCCTAATGGAGTTTACAAATGCCAGAAGGCTGATTCTCTATTGCGAGCAGCTGACAACTGGCTCAGGCGATTGCAAGTTAATCATCCTGATTTCAATTTCTTTGTGTCGCACAGCATTCCAAAGAGGTGA
- the LOC103403694 gene encoding protein DEHYDRATION-INDUCED 19 homolog 4: protein MDSDNSWSSLFSTPSSRRYLSRSDLFSHEETDGDDDLKAEFLCPFCAEDFDVLGLCCHIDEEHPLEAKNGVCPVCAKRVGANLVSHITTQHGSLLKVQRKRKLRRGSGSTFSILRKELREGSLQSLLGGSSFLSSNTEADPLLSSFIYNPPTVDEDVSTQTHPLVEPSFVKESTKEEVSERSVQQPPLSRKDQEEQARRCEFVQGLLMSTIFDDL, encoded by the exons ATGGACTCTGATAATTCGTGGAGCAGTCTCTTCTCGACCCCCTCGTCGAGGCGGTATCTGTCGCGATCCG ATCTGTTTTCGCACGAAGAAACTGACGGGGACGATGATTTAAAGGCCGAGTTTTTGTGTCCTTTTTGCGCCGAGGATTTTGATGTCCTTGGGCTTTGCTGCCACATCGATGAGGAGCATCCGCTGGAGGCTAAGAACGGG GTCTGTCCAGTTTGTGCGAAAAGGGTGGGAGCAAACCTTGTGAGCCATATTACTACGCAACATGGGAGTTTGTTAAAG GTTCAGCGCAAGAGGAAACTTCGCAGGGGATCTGGGTCAACATTTTCTATATTAAGGAAAGAACTGCGGGAAGGAAGTTTACAATCTCTTCTAGGAGGGTCTTCGTTCCTTTCCTCAAACACTGAAGCTGATCCTTTGTTGTCTTCTTTTATATATAACCCTCCCACGGTTGATGAGGATGTCAGTACACAGACCCATCCTTTAGTTGAACCATCTTTTGTGAAGGAGAGCACAAAGGAAGAGGTCTCGGAAAG AAGCGTTCAACAGCCACCCTTATCTCGCAAGGACCAAGAGGAGCAAGCGCGGAGGTGTGAGTTTGTTCAAGGACTGCTGATGTCGACTATTTTTGATGATTTATGA
- the LOC114822177 gene encoding major strawberry allergen Fra a 1-3, which translates to MSTPFHQSSASLYKYIPPPSLLHISKSPITSSFSSIFFFSIFQTLYKIMGVFTYESETTSVIPPARLFNATALDGDELIAKLAPQAVKSIEILEGDGGVGTVQKIIFGEGSTNGYVKKRIDVIDKDNFVYKYSMIEGDAISETIEKISYETTLVASGSGSIIKRTCHYHTKGDVEINEEHLKASKEKSSHLLKLVENYLLEHQDAYN; encoded by the coding sequence ATGAGTACACCTTTTCATCAATCCTCAGCCTCACTCTATAAATACATACCTCCTCCTTCACTTCTTCACATCTCAAAATCTCCCATTACATCTTCCttctcatcaattttttttttttctattttccaaACACTTTATAAAATCATGGGTGTTTTCACATACGAATCCGAGACCACCTCCGTCATCCCCCCTGCTAGGTTGTTCAATGCGACTGCTCTTGATGGTGATGAACTCATCGCCAAGCTTGCACCACAGGCAGTGAAGAGCATTGAGATCCTTGAAGGAGATGGTGGAGTTGGAACTGTTCAGAAGATCATCTTCGGTGAAGGTAGCACAAATGGCTACGTGAAAAAAAGAATTGATGTGATTGACAAGGACAACTTTGTGTACAAGTACAGTATGATTGAGGGAGATGCTATCTCAGAGACAATTGAGAAGATCTCTTATGAGACTACGTTGGTGGCTTCTGGCAGCGGTTCCATCATCAAGCGCACATGCCACTATCACACTAAGGGTGATGTTGAAATTAATGAAGAGCATCTCAAGGCTAGCAAAGAGAAGTCTTCCCACCTCTTGAAGTTGGTTGAGAACTACCTCTTGGAGCACCAGGATGCCTACAACTAA
- the LOC103431955 gene encoding uncharacterized protein isoform X1: MSGVSIARIRGENRFYNPPAVRQRQQQQRQKLQEEKHQRQSVDSDDCATSYSSGSGREVVSDATNLDRFLEYTAPVVVAQYFPKTSVKGWRTRESELHPYFVLGDLWESFKEWSAYGAGVPLLLNGSDSVIQYYVPYLSAIQLYVDPSKPSTRTRHECHYVGKLSEQNLNLVRRPGDESDAESSRETSSNGSSDYGTERGFNNVPYSALSWQNAADVNGHGWNKTFPRNKPLNGSSSDESGEACNPSQLIFHYMEHDQPFGREPLADKISVLASQFPELRTYRSCDLSPSSWLSVAWYPIYRIPTGPTLQSLDACFLTFHSLSTPTKGASADELQCGGARARDNQNADFKLSLPIFGLASYKFNVSFWNPNGVYKCQKADSLLRAADNWLRRLQVNHPDFNFFVSHSIPKR; the protein is encoded by the exons ATGTCAGGCGTTTCGATTGCTCGGATTCGGGGAGAGAATCGGTTCTACAACCCACCAGCTGTACGACAAcggcagcagcagcagcgaCAAAAGCTACAGGAAGAGAAGCATCAGAGGCAGTCGGTGGATTCAGACGACTGTGCGACTTCATACAGTTCTGGTTCGGGTCGGGAAGTGGTGAGCGATGCTACGAATTTGGATCGGTTTTTGGAGTACACCGCACCTGTGGTTGTGGCCCAGTATTTTCCGAAG ACAAGTGTGAAGGGATGGAGGACTCGTGAGTCAGAATTACATCCATACTTTGTGCTTGGAGATTTATGGGAATCCTTCAAGGAGTGGAGCGCTTACGGTGCGGGTGTTCCTCTTTTGTTGAATGGGAGTGACTCTGTTATCCAGTACTATGTTCCTTACTTGTCCGCTATTCAGCTCTATGTAGACCCATCAAAGCCATCAACGAGAACAAG ACATGAATGTCATTACGTGGGGAAACTGTCGGAGCAAAATTTGAATTTAGTGAG GAGGCCTGGTGATGAGAGTGATGCAGAGTCATCGAGGGAGACAAGTAGCAACGGCAGCAGTGATTATGGAACAGAAAGAGGATTTAACAATGTTCCTTATAGTGCTTTAAGTTGGCAGAATGCTGCAGATGTAAATGGCCATGGTTGGAATAAAACCTTCCCGAGAAATAAACCCTTAAATGGTTCCTCAAGTGATGAAAGTGGTGAGGCTTGCAACCCTAGTCAGCTTATATTTCATTATATGGAGCATGATCAACCATTTGGTCGTGAACCTTTGGCTGATAAG ATTTCAGTTCTTGCATCTCAATTTCCAGAGCTGAGGACATACAGGAGCTGTGATTTATCACCTTCTAGTTGGCTTTCTGTAGCCTG GTATCCGATATATAGGATACCTACAGGTCCAACATTGCAGAGCCTAGATGCATGCTTCTTGACCTTTCATTCCCTATCGACTCCCACAAAGG GTGCAAGCGCTGATGAACTTCAGTGTGGTGGTGCACGAGCTAGAGACAACCAAAATGCCGATTTCAAACTATCATTGCCAATCTTTGGGCTTGCTTCGTACAAGTTCAACGTTTCCTTTTGGAATCCTAATGGAGTTTACAAATGCCAGAAGGCTGATTCTCTATTGCGAGCAGCTGACAACTGGCTCAGGCGATTGCAAGTTAATCATCCTGATTTCAATTTCTTTGTGTCGCACAGCATTCCAAAGAGGTGA
- the LOC114822211 gene encoding major allergen Pru av 1: MGVFTYESESTSVIPPARLFNATALDGDKLIAKLAPQAVKSVEILEGDGGAGTIMKISFGESSTYGYVKKRIDAIDKENFVYKYSMIEGDAISETIEKISYETMLVASSNGSIIKRTCHYHTKGDVEIKEEHLKAGKEKASHLLKLVENYLLEHQDAYN, translated from the coding sequence ATGGGTGTTTTCACATACGAATCCGAGTCGACCTCCGTCATCCCCCCTGCTAGGTTGTTCAATGCGACTGCTCTTGATGGTGACAAACTCATCGCCAAGCTTGCACCGCAAGCTGTGAAGAGCGTTGAGATCCTTGAAGGAGATGGCGGAGCTGGAACCATTATGAAGATCAGCTTCGGTGAAAGTAGCACATATGGCTACGTGAAAAAAAGAATTGATGCGATTGACAAGGAGAACTTTGTGTACAAGTACAGTATGATTGAGGGAGATGCTATCTCTGAGACAATTGAGAAGATCTCTTATGAGACTATGTTGGTGGCTTCCAGCAACGGTTCGATCATCAAGCGCACCTGCCACTACCACACCAAAGGTGATGTTGAAATCAAGGAAGAGCATCTCAAGGCTGGCAAAGAGAAGGCCTCCCACCTCTTGAAGTTGGTTGAGAACTACCTCTTGGAGCACCAGGATGCCTACAACTAA
- the LOC114822100 gene encoding major strawberry allergen Fra a 1-3: MGVFTYEFEFTSVIPPARLYNAFVLDADNLIPKIAPQAVKSTEILEGDGGVGTIKKINFGEGSTYSYVKHRIDGVDKDNFVYQYSVIEGDAISETIEKISYETKLVASGSGSVIKSISHYHTKGDVEIKEEHVKAGKEKASHLFKLIENYLLEHHDAYN, encoded by the coding sequence ATGGGTGTTTTCACATACGAATTCGAGTTCACTTCCGTCATCCCCCCTGCTAGGTTGTACAATGCCTTTGTTCTTGATGCTGACAACCTCATCCCTAAAATTGCACCACAGGCAGTGAAGAGCACTGAGATCCTTGAAGGAGATGGTGGAGTTGGAACCATTAAGAAGATCAACTTCGGTGAAGGTAGCACATACAGCTATGTGAAGCACAGAATCGATGGGGTTGACAAGGACAACTTTGTGTACCAGTACAGTGTCATTGAGGGAGATGCAATCTCTGAGACAATTGAGAAAATCTCGTATGAGACTAAGTTGGTGGCTTCCGGCAGCGGTTCCGTTATCAAGAGCATCAGCCACTACCATACCAAGGGTGATGTTGAGATCAAGGAAGAGCATGTCAAGGCTGGCAAAGAGAAGGCCTCACATCTCTTCAAGTTGATTGAGAACTACCTCTTGGAGCACCATGATGCCTACAACTAA